One Setaria viridis chromosome 7, Setaria_viridis_v4.0, whole genome shotgun sequence genomic region harbors:
- the LOC117864802 gene encoding LOW QUALITY PROTEIN: uncharacterized protein (The sequence of the model RefSeq protein was modified relative to this genomic sequence to represent the inferred CDS: substituted 1 base at 1 genomic stop codon), with amino-acid sequence MCRLTLLEGAPQWQGHVSPHHAHARLTQERERDPGPYTREIGACVRARWWGASCEAFASMCVAGLCRRGSSSRRCSAPAPGWTPLTSRIFSDNGSSKPLDAIEKSKTLVDSSVEETVQDTKAPLQLESNLFSANLDGAPEAEEGFVPKSKSPLLWVVSPPNRPPFPSRPPRSRDGPPATIPAHPPPPSESTTKTTSLEQQQPPPPAPPSGVESEAPPKRRKVEEVGFQRSPYYTIRXTVANLRGRFLQVCQGTDSEKKDAAVEILKEMKDVMELSKKMRLDLSSAAEPVKPLDKPADRAPKDKHAGKVPSSEKSSSSDKPGWKFRADNSDTAAHRLLVETKKGAGPSKTTDHTKQQGRLPQGSYVIGGSPIGWNFLLWPGRKAVYYGLTKEEWLARRSAK; translated from the exons ATGTGTCGCCTCACCTTGCTCGAGGGCGCACCGCAGTGGCAGGGGCATGTGTCGCCTCACCACGCGCACGCGCGGCTAACACAGGAGCGGGAGCGAGATCCCGGGCCCTACACGCGGGAGATCGGCGCCTGCGTCCGCGCGCGGTGGTGGGGCGCGTCGTGCGAGGCATTCGCGTCCATGTGCGTCGCGGGGCTGTGCAGGAGAGGTTCCTCCTCCCGTAGGTgctccgcgcctgcgccgggcTGGACGCCCCTCACCTCGCG CATCTTCAGTGACAATGGCAGCAGCAAACCACTGGATGCAATCGAGAAGAGCAAAACTTTAGTTGATTCGAGCGTTGAAGAAACTGTTCAAGATACAAAAGCTCCTCTGCAGCTTGAATCAAACCTTTTTAGCGCAAATCTGGATGGAGCTCCGGAGGCAGAGGAGGGCTTCGTTCCAAAG TCCAAATCCCCATTGTTATGGGTCGTCTCGCCTCCAAACCGCCCCCCATTTCCCTCCAGGCCTCCACGCAGCCGCGATGGCCCTCCGGCCACCATCCCCGCccatccgcctccgccgtcggAGTCGACGACGAAAACCACCAGcctggagcagcagcagccgccgccgcctgctcctccttcCGGCGTTGAGTCCGAGGCGCCGCCAAAGAGGcggaaggtggaggaggtggggtTTCAGCGCTCGCCGTACTACACGATCAGATAAACCGTCGCGAATCTCCGCGGCCGCTTCCTTCAG GTTTGCCAAGGAACTGACTCAGAAAAGAAAGATGCTGCTGTTGAGATCTTGAAAG AGATGAAAGATGTCATGGAATTATCCAAGAAAATGCGGCTTGATCTGTCCTCTGCTGCTGAGCCTGTGAAACCGCTCGACAAACCTGCAGATAGAGCTCCCAAGGATAAGCATGCTGGAAAAGTTCCATCCTCAGAGAAGTCAAGTTCCTCTGACAAGCCTGGCTGGAAATTTCGTGCTGATAACTCAGACACTGCAGCACATAGGTTACTGGTGGAGACGAAAAAGGGGGCCGGACCAAGTAAGACAACAGATCATACAAAGCAGCAGGGTAGACTCCCGCAAGGGTCTTATGTCATCGGTGGATCTCCCATTGGCTGGAATTTTCTCTTGTGGCCTGGACGCAAAGCAGTCTACTACGGTTTGACCAAAGAAGAGTGGTTGGCTCGTCGATCTGCGAAATGA